From the genome of Fusobacterium varium, one region includes:
- the thlA_1 gene encoding Acetyl-CoA acetyltransferase translates to MILASEEAVAKYNLKPLVEIVATGIGGVDPQIMGMGPVPAIGNALKKAGMKLQDMELIELNEAFASQSLGVMKELCAQHGVEREWFNDKTNVNGGAIALGHPVGASGNRIMVTLIYEMKKRGLTYGLASLCIGGGMGTAVILKNVD, encoded by the coding sequence ATGATACTTGCTTCTGAAGAAGCAGTTGCTAAATATAATCTAAAACCTTTAGTTGAAATAGTTGCTACTGGTATAGGTGGTGTAGATCCTCAAATAATGGGAATGGGACCTGTTCCTGCTATTGGAAACGCTCTTAAAAAAGCTGGAATGAAACTTCAGGATATGGAACTTATTGAATTAAATGAAGCTTTTGCTTCTCAATCTTTAGGAGTTATGAAAGAGTTATGTGCACAACATGGTGTAGAAAGAGAATGGTTCAACGATAAAACTAATGTTAATGGTGGAGCTATAGCTTTAGGACACCCAGTTGGAGCATCTGGTAACAGAATTATGGTTACTTTGATATATGAAATGAAGAAAAGAGGATTAACTTATGGACTTGCTTCTCTATGTATTGGTGGAGGAATGGGAACTGCTGTAATTCTTAAAAATGTTGACTAA
- a CDS encoding MORN repeat variant, with protein sequence MKYIILIITFLMIGCTNIKNNISSFSKETIKTYYENGTVESKIMYVDNKKNGKMTSYFENGKIAVKGFFKDDKRDKKWIFYNENNGKISSIERYIDGQLNGEQVYYHENGKIKVKGNYTNGKRSGFWEMFDEEGKLEVQNIFIDGENIISVGIYQKNGKLLCNGNVVNQLRQGEWKYFDEEGNIAYIVNYERGIRNGKWQAFDKNGSLLMNGIYRNGRIVGIDVEE encoded by the coding sequence ATGAAGTATATTATTCTGATCATCACTTTTTTGATGATAGGATGTACAAATATAAAAAATAATATTTCCTCTTTTTCTAAAGAAACTATAAAAACTTACTATGAAAATGGAACTGTAGAATCTAAAATAATGTATGTTGATAATAAGAAAAATGGAAAGATGACAAGTTATTTTGAAAATGGAAAAATTGCTGTAAAAGGATTTTTTAAAGATGATAAAAGAGATAAAAAGTGGATATTTTACAATGAAAATAATGGAAAGATATCTAGTATTGAAAGGTACATAGATGGTCAGCTTAATGGAGAACAAGTATATTATCATGAAAACGGAAAAATAAAAGTAAAAGGAAACTATACTAATGGGAAAAGAAGTGGCTTTTGGGAAATGTTTGATGAAGAAGGCAAATTAGAAGTACAAAATATATTTATTGATGGAGAAAATATTATAAGTGTAGGAATATATCAAAAAAATGGAAAACTTCTATGCAATGGAAATGTTGTAAATCAATTAAGGCAGGGAGAATGGAAATATTTTGATGAAGAAGGAAATATAGCTTATATTGTAAATTATGAAAGAGGAATAAGAAATGGAAAATGGCAGGCATTTGATAAAAATGGAAGTCTTCTAATGA
- the fabG gene encoding 3-oxoacyl-[acyl-carrier-protein] reductase FabG — MDRLKGKIALVTGSARGIGRAVVEKFAAEGAEMVISCDMGEAVYDQPNVRHEILNVTDRPAIKEFVAKIAAEYGRIDILINNAGITKDALLQRMTEEQWDAVINVNLKGVFNMTQAVAPIMSKNKSGSIVTLSSVVGLYGNLAQTNYSATKGGVIAMTKTWAKELARRGAIRANCVAPGFIESPMTEVLSEKVVAGMMERTPLARFGTADDVANAILFLASDEASYITGQVLPVTGGLVI, encoded by the coding sequence ATGGATAGATTAAAAGGAAAAATCGCTTTAGTTACTGGAAGTGCTAGGGGAATAGGAAGAGCTGTTGTTGAAAAATTCGCTGCTGAAGGTGCAGAAATGGTTATATCTTGTGACATGGGAGAAGCTGTATATGACCAGCCAAATGTAAGACATGAAATATTAAATGTTACTGACAGACCTGCTATAAAAGAATTTGTTGCAAAAATAGCTGCTGAATATGGAAGAATAGATATATTAATAAATAACGCTGGTATTACTAAAGATGCCCTTTTACAAAGAATGACTGAAGAACAATGGGACGCAGTTATAAATGTCAATTTAAAAGGAGTATTTAATATGACTCAAGCTGTTGCTCCTATTATGTCAAAAAATAAATCAGGATCAATAGTTACTCTTTCATCTGTAGTTGGATTATATGGTAACTTAGCTCAAACTAACTACTCAGCTACAAAAGGTGGAGTTATTGCTATGACTAAAACTTGGGCAAAAGAGTTAGCAAGAAGAGGAGCTATCAGAGCAAACTGTGTAGCACCTGGATTCATTGAGAGCCCAATGACTGAAGTACTATCAGAAAAAGTAGTTGCTGGAATGATGGAAAGAACTCCATTAGCAAGATTTGGAACTGCTGATGATGTAGCTAATGCTATTTTATTCTTAGCAAGTGATGAAGCTTCATATATCACAGGACAAGTTTTACCAGTTACTGGAGGACTAGTTATTTAA
- the thlA_2 gene encoding Acetyl-CoA acetyltransferase: MSKVYIVAAKRSAIGSFLGSLAPLSSSDLGAAIAKQVIEDAKIDPANLDEVVIGNVLQAGQAQGVGRQVAIKAGVPQEVPGYTLNIICGSGMKTIISSYANIKAGEANLILAGGTESMSNAGFILPGKVRGGHKMADLTMKDHMVFDALTDAFTNVHMGITAENIAAKYGITREEQDVFSFGSQQKAIAAVDSGRFKDEIVPVTISTKKGDVIVDTDEYPNRKTDLEKLAKLRPSFKKMELLQLEMLLD; this comes from the coding sequence ATGAGTAAAGTGTACATCGTGGCAGCAAAAAGATCTGCTATAGGAAGTTTTTTAGGAAGTTTAGCCCCTTTATCATCTAGTGATCTTGGAGCTGCAATTGCAAAACAAGTTATTGAAGATGCAAAAATCGACCCAGCTAATCTGGACGAAGTAGTTATCGGAAATGTATTACAAGCAGGCCAAGCACAAGGTGTAGGAAGACAGGTAGCCATAAAAGCTGGTGTACCTCAGGAAGTTCCTGGCTATACACTGAATATTATATGTGGAAGTGGAATGAAAACTATCATTTCATCTTATGCTAACATTAAAGCTGGAGAAGCAAACCTTATCCTTGCTGGAGGAACTGAATCAATGTCTAATGCTGGATTCATTCTTCCAGGAAAAGTAAGAGGTGGGCATAAAATGGCTGACCTTACTATGAAAGACCATATGGTATTTGATGCTCTTACAGATGCATTCACAAATGTACACATGGGAATAACTGCTGAAAATATAGCTGCTAAATATGGAATTACAAGAGAAGAGCAAGATGTGTTCTCATTTGGTTCTCAGCAAAAAGCAATAGCTGCTGTTGATTCTGGAAGATTCAAAGATGAAATAGTTCCTGTTACTATCAGTACTAAAAAAGGTGATGTTATTGTTGATACAGACGAATATCCAAATAGAAAAACTGATTTAGAAAAATTAGCTAAATTAAGACCTTCTTTTAAAAAGATGGAACTGTTACAGCTGGAAATGCTTCTGGATTAA
- the copA_1 gene encoding Copper-exporting P-type ATPase A — protein sequence MKIREYAVDNLGCAGCAAKIQHEGSKMSGILNSNLDLYKKKMIVETDDSFNEKQFLSDINKIADKLEPGTKIYKKENDKIRTREYVVENLDCAGCAAKIQHESSKLKGIINSNLDLYKKNITVETDSSFDEESFLEQINTIADKLEPGTLIYKAENEDEDDNDEARAKREKELALEKAEEKKRNFF from the coding sequence ATGAAAATAAGAGAATATGCAGTAGATAACCTTGGCTGTGCCGGCTGTGCTGCTAAAATACAGCATGAAGGCTCTAAAATGTCTGGTATATTAAACAGCAATCTTGACCTTTACAAGAAAAAAATGATAGTTGAAACTGATGATAGTTTTAATGAAAAACAGTTTTTGTCTGATATCAATAAAATTGCAGATAAACTTGAACCTGGAACTAAAATATATAAAAAAGAAAATGATAAAATCAGAACAAGAGAATATGTTGTTGAAAACTTAGACTGTGCTGGCTGTGCTGCTAAAATACAGCATGAAAGTTCTAAATTAAAAGGAATTATCAACAGTAATCTTGATCTTTATAAAAAAAATATAACTGTTGAAACTGATTCATCTTTTGATGAAGAAAGTTTTCTTGAACAGATAAATACTATAGCTGATAAATTAGAACCTGGAACTCTGATATATAAAGCTGAAAATGAAGATGAAGATGATAATGATGAGGCAAGAGCTAAAAGAGAAAAAGAATTAGCATTAGAAAAAGCTGAAGAAAAAAAGAGAAATTTCTTTTAA
- a CDS encoding Methyltransferase TRM13, producing MNETKLITLKKWTLFLSYDKIEVQCQGKGVVEMKVNKEYVENLFSDIIDKNIFIKGIFSNPLDKEYPYSKINIKPLKIKNEILIQFEQFKDNKAFHENVCIDSSKVKFSEILDNFKQILISVNGNDYQILKGKNDFNLKKSENLKTLKTLEHNKKKNYILEEGTPIPFLIKLGVMGEKGEVFKQSYDKFRQINKYLEFIDDTIKELQNKKLIGSHIKFIDFGCGKSYLTFALHYYLRNIKNFTFEIIGLDLKKDVMKKCNDIARELKCENLEFLTGDIKDFNKLQNVDIIFSLHACNNATDYALLKGLELNAKAILAVPCCQHEFNDKISASKKSDFFTFQLPIGKHGILLEKYATIATDAFRAQALELCGYRTQVMEFIDMEHTPKNTLIRGIKEKITTESLKKKFEEYGKFKDFLGIEPLLDSLLSPYFLIKL from the coding sequence TTGAATGAAACTAAGCTTATAACTTTAAAGAAGTGGACATTATTTCTATCATATGATAAGATTGAAGTACAATGTCAAGGTAAAGGGGTGGTAGAAATGAAAGTAAATAAGGAATATGTAGAAAATTTATTCTCTGATATTATAGATAAAAATATTTTCATTAAAGGAATCTTTTCAAATCCTTTAGACAAAGAATATCCATATTCAAAAATAAATATAAAGCCATTAAAAATAAAAAATGAAATACTTATACAATTTGAACAGTTTAAAGATAATAAAGCTTTTCATGAAAATGTATGTATTGATTCTTCAAAAGTAAAGTTTTCTGAAATATTAGATAATTTTAAACAGATACTGATATCTGTAAATGGAAATGACTATCAGATATTAAAGGGAAAGAATGATTTTAATTTGAAAAAATCTGAGAATTTAAAGACATTAAAGACATTAGAACATAATAAAAAGAAAAATTATATACTTGAAGAGGGAACTCCAATACCTTTTCTTATAAAATTAGGAGTAATGGGAGAAAAGGGAGAAGTTTTTAAACAAAGTTATGATAAGTTCAGACAGATAAATAAATATCTTGAGTTTATAGATGATACAATAAAGGAGCTTCAAAATAAAAAACTTATTGGTTCTCATATTAAATTTATAGATTTTGGGTGTGGAAAATCATATCTTACTTTTGCACTTCATTATTATTTAAGAAATATTAAAAACTTTACTTTTGAGATAATCGGATTGGATTTAAAGAAAGATGTAATGAAGAAATGTAATGATATAGCTAGAGAGCTAAAGTGTGAAAATCTGGAATTTTTAACTGGGGATATCAAGGATTTTAATAAGCTTCAGAATGTAGATATAATATTTTCCCTTCATGCTTGTAACAATGCTACAGATTATGCATTGCTAAAAGGACTGGAATTAAATGCAAAGGCTATTCTTGCAGTTCCATGCTGTCAGCATGAATTTAATGATAAAATAAGTGCTAGCAAGAAAAGTGATTTTTTTACATTCCAGCTTCCTATTGGAAAACATGGAATACTTTTGGAAAAATATGCAACTATTGCCACAGATGCTTTTAGAGCACAGGCATTAGAGCTATGTGGATATAGAACTCAAGTGATGGAATTTATAGATATGGAGCATACTCCTAAAAATACACTCATTAGAGGAATAAAAGAAAAAATAACTACAGAATCTTTAAAGAAAAAATTTGAAGAATATGGAAAATTTAAAGATTTTTTAGGTATTGAACCATTATTAGACAGTCTGCTTTCACCATATTTTTTAATAAAACTGTAA